In a genomic window of Actinomycetota bacterium:
- a CDS encoding DUF4386 family protein has protein sequence MSDVSDQQDVGWRFSRVGALSGVAYAILAFVGSSLLPIGEVDPTQTAEVIAEQVAEARGRVSGGILLTLMSLFFLLVFVAWLYSWLRHVEGRAGWLPTLALMGGALMVAMSSVVVLLSIAGTVLEDYGADPQIARTLLVLQWQSLAVMFIPTAAFVGATGAVIYRSEVLPRWLAYGGMIIAFGLLIPPIAFLPYLLSTLWIGMLAVVLLQRSRYG, from the coding sequence GTGAGCGACGTGAGCGACCAACAAGATGTCGGGTGGCGGTTCAGCCGGGTAGGGGCGCTGTCGGGAGTCGCCTACGCCATCTTGGCCTTCGTGGGGTCGTCTTTGCTCCCCATCGGCGAGGTCGACCCGACCCAGACGGCCGAGGTGATCGCCGAGCAGGTGGCCGAGGCCCGGGGCCGGGTGAGCGGAGGGATCCTGCTCACGCTGATGAGCCTGTTCTTCCTGCTGGTGTTCGTGGCCTGGCTCTACAGCTGGTTGCGCCACGTGGAGGGACGGGCCGGGTGGTTGCCGACCCTGGCCCTCATGGGCGGTGCACTCATGGTGGCCATGAGCTCGGTGGTGGTCCTGCTGAGCATCGCCGGGACGGTCCTGGAGGACTACGGCGCCGACCCCCAGATAGCCAGGACTCTGCTGGTGTTGCAGTGGCAGTCCCTGGCCGTCATGTTCATACCCACGGCCGCCTTCGTGGGGGCCACGGGTGCGGTCATCTACCGGTCCGAGGTGCTGCCCCGGTGGCTGGCCTACGGAGGGATGATCATCGCCTTCGGCCTGCTCATCCCGCCCATCGCCTTCCTCCCTTACCTGCTGTCGACCCTGTGGATCGGGATGCTGGCCGTCGTGCTCCTCCAGCGCTCGCGCTACGGGTAA
- a CDS encoding phosphatase PAP2 family protein, translating to MSDTLRDDTMPPGGDGEGGQEAPAPGPSQKEEAGAGGRGLRWWREVLYILAFYGVYTAIRNTQGSASVSAAKAMGNALDIIRLEEMLGIYHERAIQQAFLGNRLFIELWNLFYGSFHFVVTAFALVLLFRRFPGRYRQWRNTLAFTTALALIGFATYPLMPPRLLPPSYGYVDTLATYGSLWSFDSGTVSKISNQYAAMPSLHFAWAMWSSLVLVSAVRSTWARALAWAYPVMTLFAIVVTANHFILDAVGGLVVLAGGAAIGFPLAARVERRLEDRAGARAAPAPAAG from the coding sequence GTGAGCGACACACTCCGCGACGACACCATGCCCCCCGGGGGCGACGGTGAGGGCGGGCAGGAGGCCCCCGCCCCGGGCCCCAGCCAGAAGGAGGAGGCGGGAGCAGGCGGCCGGGGCCTGCGCTGGTGGCGCGAGGTGCTCTACATCCTGGCCTTCTACGGCGTGTACACCGCCATCCGCAACACCCAGGGCTCGGCCTCGGTGTCGGCCGCCAAGGCCATGGGCAACGCCCTGGACATCATCCGGCTGGAGGAGATGCTGGGGATCTACCACGAGAGGGCCATCCAGCAGGCGTTCCTGGGCAACCGGCTGTTCATCGAGCTGTGGAACCTGTTCTACGGGAGCTTCCACTTCGTGGTGACGGCCTTCGCCCTGGTGTTGCTGTTCCGCCGGTTCCCGGGCCGCTACCGGCAGTGGCGCAACACCTTGGCGTTCACCACTGCCCTGGCCCTGATCGGCTTTGCCACCTACCCCCTCATGCCGCCCCGGCTGCTGCCCCCGTCCTACGGGTACGTCGACACGCTGGCCACCTACGGCTCGCTGTGGTCGTTCGACTCGGGCACGGTGTCGAAGATCTCCAACCAGTACGCGGCCATGCCCAGCCTTCACTTCGCGTGGGCCATGTGGTCGTCGCTCGTGCTCGTGTCGGCAGTACGTTCGACATGGGCCCGGGCGCTGGCCTGGGCCTACCCGGTCATGACCCTGTTCGCCATCGTGGTGACGGCCAACCACTTCATCCTCGACGCCGTCGGAGGCCTGGTCGTACTGGCGGGGGGAGCGGCCATCGGTTTCCCGCTGGCCGCTCGTGTCGAGCGCCGGCTCGAAGACCGGGCGGGCGCCCGGGCCGCGCCCGCACCGGCGGCGGGCTGA
- a CDS encoding lysylphosphatidylglycerol synthase transmembrane domain-containing protein, with translation MRKRKKIFLVLRVVASAVMLAFLLSRIHLSSLLPANQGSAVIWLVVGLFVWVGATVLAALRWQRVLSALELPSQLPPLLSHSFAGLFVANFLPSTIGGDVLRVSRLSATNGQAPASFASVVLERLTGFLVLPLITLVALLTHPDLLQLGNASRMAVMFSIGTLVVLSVILVLAANPRLGKRLADNQSWLRFAGAVHLGIDRIRRHPGAVVGVLLTAAAYQLTLVLAAWMATQALGIDVGWAAVMAFLPVVAMAQVLPVSVNGLGLREGALVLLLQPLGVPTGKAVALGLLLYGMSLAVSLLGAPAFAVGARAPARAAA, from the coding sequence GTGCGGAAGCGCAAGAAGATCTTCCTGGTGCTGCGAGTCGTGGCCAGCGCAGTGATGCTGGCGTTCCTCCTGTCGCGCATCCACCTGTCCTCCCTGCTGCCCGCCAACCAGGGATCGGCCGTCATCTGGCTGGTGGTCGGGCTGTTCGTGTGGGTCGGGGCCACGGTCCTGGCCGCGCTGCGCTGGCAGCGGGTCCTATCTGCCCTGGAGCTGCCGTCCCAGCTCCCGCCCCTGCTCTCGCACTCGTTTGCCGGCCTTTTCGTGGCCAACTTCCTGCCCTCGACCATCGGGGGCGACGTGCTGCGCGTCTCCCGCCTGTCGGCCACCAACGGTCAGGCCCCGGCCTCGTTCGCCTCGGTAGTGCTCGAGAGGCTCACAGGGTTCCTGGTCCTGCCGCTCATCACCCTGGTAGCCCTGCTCACCCACCCGGACCTGCTCCAGCTCGGCAACGCCAGCCGCATGGCCGTCATGTTCTCGATCGGCACGCTGGTCGTGCTCAGCGTGATCCTCGTGCTGGCGGCGAACCCCCGCCTCGGCAAGCGGCTGGCCGACAACCAGAGCTGGCTGCGCTTCGCAGGGGCCGTCCACCTGGGCATCGACCGGATCCGGCGCCACCCGGGGGCGGTGGTCGGCGTCCTGCTCACGGCGGCCGCCTACCAGCTGACCCTCGTCCTGGCCGCGTGGATGGCCACCCAGGCCCTGGGGATCGACGTTGGTTGGGCCGCAGTGATGGCCTTCCTGCCGGTGGTGGCCATGGCCCAGGTGCTCCCGGTCTCGGTAAACGGCCTGGGCCTGCGCGAGGGGGCGCTGGTGCTGCTCCTGCAGCCCCTGGGCGTGCCCACGGGCAAGGCGGTGGCCCTGGGACTGCTCCTCTACGGCATGAGCCTGGCCGTGAGCCTGCTCGGCGCCCCTGCCTTCGCGGTGGGGGCCCGCGCCCCCGCTCGCGCCGCGGCGTGA